A genomic stretch from Thermomonospora umbrina includes:
- a CDS encoding fumarylacetoacetate hydrolase family protein, which translates to MFLCRFEAGEGVRLGARLDDERLVDLCPALVDLTGPSFDDPVIEFIQAGPAALDMAVDQIKDPPPDLVRPLADVRLLAPVEPPKMRNFSVYEGHVRNAVSAAIELRAGRAAAGLARLIKVAGPPRAWYRRPLYYKGNPTSVIGPDTDIVRPSYTRRLDYELELAVVVGTSGRDLTVENAHEHVFGYTILNDVSARDVLAGELLSRMGPAKGKDFDTGNVLGPWLATRDEIPDPRALTGEVRVNGRHRARCTTADMRYTIEQMLVEASRGETLVPGEVIGTGCCTWGSGLELKRFLQPGDVVELTLGPLGTLRNRVTA; encoded by the coding sequence ATGTTCCTGTGCCGATTCGAAGCGGGCGAGGGGGTGCGGCTGGGCGCGCGGCTGGACGACGAGCGGCTGGTCGACCTGTGCCCCGCCCTGGTGGATCTCACCGGACCCTCCTTCGACGATCCGGTGATCGAGTTCATCCAGGCCGGGCCGGCGGCGCTCGACATGGCCGTCGACCAGATCAAGGACCCGCCGCCGGATCTGGTGAGGCCGCTGGCCGACGTACGGCTGCTCGCCCCCGTGGAGCCGCCCAAGATGCGCAACTTCAGCGTCTACGAGGGCCATGTGCGCAACGCCGTGAGCGCCGCGATCGAGTTGCGCGCCGGTCGCGCCGCGGCGGGCCTCGCCCGGCTGATCAAGGTCGCCGGGCCGCCGCGCGCCTGGTACCGGCGGCCGCTCTACTACAAGGGCAACCCGACCTCGGTGATCGGCCCGGACACCGACATCGTCCGCCCCTCCTACACCCGACGGCTCGACTACGAGCTCGAGCTCGCCGTGGTGGTCGGGACGTCGGGACGTGACCTGACCGTCGAGAACGCCCACGAGCACGTCTTCGGCTACACCATCCTCAACGACGTCTCCGCACGCGACGTGCTCGCCGGCGAACTGCTGTCGCGCATGGGCCCGGCCAAGGGCAAGGACTTCGACACCGGCAACGTCCTCGGCCCCTGGCTCGCGACCCGCGACGAGATCCCCGACCCGCGCGCCCTCACCGGCGAGGTCCGTGTCAACGGCCGGCACCGGGCCCGCTGCACCACGGCCGACATGCGGTACACGATCGAGCAGATGCTCGTCGAGGCGTCGCGCGGCGAGACGCTGGTCCCGGGCGAGGTGATCGGCACCGGCTGCTGCACCTGGGGGTCCGGGCTGGAGCTGAAGCGGTTCCTGCAGCCCGGGGACGTCGTCGAACTCACCCTCGGCCCCCTCGGCACCCTCCGCAATCGGGTCACCGCATGA